In Candidatus Omnitrophota bacterium, a genomic segment contains:
- a CDS encoding calcium-transporting P-type ATPase, PMR1-type, translated as MKAAWQSEIHEIEKTLDTSLNKGLTQQEAAARKVKYGPNSLKEKKPVSLLVKFLEQFNDFIIWILIAAALVSGFLREWIDALAIIGIVILNALMGFIQEYRAEKSLAALKKLSSPNSKVFRDGQPKVIPSAEIVPGDIIELEAGDHVPADSRLFWVSSNFSTLEASLTGESTPVDKTQQALPEKEVPLAERANMVYLGTSVASGKARAVVISTGMSTELGKIAGMIQDIKQEDTPLQKKLEEFGKWIVYVCFVLVGMVFLLGLFRGGFNRDNLIAMFLTAVSLAVAAIPEGLPAVVTIALALGVQRMVKRNALIRKLPSVETLGCATVICSDKTGTLTKNEMTVQAVYSGNRLFKVSGIGYEPAGEFSSDGTKINPADFPDLKQMLLSAVLCNSAQLTKGEKGYRIFGDPTEASLLTAAAKAGIYKDRAEGEFQFIEEIPFDSVRKKMSVVRQAKDQKMRAFVKGAPDILLNDCSYIQDNGDIRQLTAADRERISKSNIDLANQAMRVLAVAFRPLDAQTKEYEAADIEKDLIFLGLAAMIDPPREEVRAAVNICKSAGIKTVMITGDHKNTAVAIAQDLGFFKGGSWALSGEELDRLSDAQLEKEIERIPVYARVSPEHKLRIVRAWRRRGEVVAMTGDGVNDAPAVKEADIGVAMGITGTDVTKEVSDMVITDDNFASIVAAVEEGRGIYDNIKKFIHYLLSCNAGEILVMFVSSLLGMPVPLLPIHILWVNLVTDGFPALALGVDPVEPKVMQRMPRKPNEPVVNRSRGIIMLVQGSFIAFCSLLAFCLVLYLEKEGLARARTAAFVVLSCSQLFHSFNCRSMTESLFKIGIFTNKKLILACLVSFFLQMAVVYMPFLQTVFKTEALGLFDWFLVIAISSFPLWAMELYKFFSRRKCQKGTC; from the coding sequence ATGAAAGCAGCTTGGCAGTCGGAGATACACGAAATAGAAAAAACGCTGGATACCAGCTTGAATAAGGGGCTTACTCAGCAGGAAGCCGCAGCCCGCAAGGTTAAATACGGGCCTAACTCGTTGAAGGAAAAGAAGCCGGTAAGCCTGCTGGTCAAATTCCTGGAACAATTCAATGATTTTATTATCTGGATATTGATCGCTGCGGCCCTGGTTTCGGGCTTCTTGCGGGAATGGATCGATGCCCTGGCGATCATCGGCATTGTCATCCTGAACGCCTTAATGGGTTTTATCCAGGAATACCGCGCGGAAAAATCCCTGGCCGCTCTGAAGAAACTGTCCAGCCCGAATTCCAAGGTTTTTCGTGACGGCCAGCCCAAGGTGATCCCTTCCGCGGAAATTGTCCCCGGAGATATAATCGAGCTTGAAGCGGGGGACCATGTGCCCGCGGATAGCCGTTTATTCTGGGTCAGTTCGAATTTCTCGACCCTGGAAGCATCGCTTACCGGGGAATCCACGCCTGTGGATAAGACCCAGCAGGCTTTGCCGGAAAAAGAAGTGCCTTTGGCTGAACGGGCGAATATGGTTTACCTGGGCACATCAGTAGCGTCAGGCAAGGCCCGGGCGGTAGTTATCAGCACCGGGATGAGCACAGAATTAGGCAAGATCGCCGGGATGATCCAGGATATAAAGCAGGAGGATACTCCTTTACAGAAAAAATTAGAGGAATTCGGCAAGTGGATAGTTTATGTGTGCTTTGTTTTGGTCGGGATGGTTTTTCTTCTGGGGTTGTTCCGGGGAGGGTTCAACCGGGATAATTTGATAGCGATGTTTTTGACCGCAGTAAGTTTGGCGGTCGCTGCTATCCCCGAGGGCCTGCCGGCGGTAGTGACGATTGCCCTGGCTTTAGGCGTGCAGCGCATGGTCAAACGCAATGCCCTTATCCGCAAGCTCCCGTCAGTGGAAACCCTGGGCTGCGCTACGGTGATCTGCTCGGATAAAACCGGGACTCTTACCAAGAACGAAATGACCGTGCAGGCGGTTTATAGCGGTAACCGGTTATTCAAGGTAAGCGGTATCGGCTATGAACCTGCGGGGGAATTCAGTTCTGACGGAACAAAAATAAATCCGGCTGATTTTCCGGACCTGAAACAAATGCTTTTGTCCGCGGTATTATGCAATAGTGCGCAGTTGACCAAAGGCGAAAAAGGTTACCGGATATTCGGAGACCCGACCGAGGCATCTTTGTTGACCGCGGCGGCAAAGGCGGGTATTTATAAAGATCGCGCAGAAGGTGAATTTCAGTTTATTGAGGAGATCCCTTTTGATTCAGTGCGCAAGAAGATGAGCGTTGTCCGTCAGGCAAAGGATCAGAAGATGCGCGCCTTTGTTAAAGGCGCTCCGGACATATTATTGAATGACTGTTCCTATATACAGGATAACGGGGATATCCGGCAATTGACCGCGGCGGATAGGGAAAGGATCAGCAAGAGCAATATCGATCTGGCTAACCAGGCCATGCGCGTCCTGGCTGTCGCTTTCCGGCCCCTGGATGCCCAGACTAAAGAATATGAAGCGGCGGATATCGAGAAGGATCTGATATTTTTGGGGCTAGCGGCAATGATCGACCCGCCCCGGGAGGAAGTAAGGGCGGCGGTCAATATCTGCAAGAGCGCGGGGATCAAGACAGTGATGATAACCGGAGACCATAAGAATACCGCTGTGGCTATTGCCCAGGACCTGGGATTCTTTAAAGGCGGATCCTGGGCTTTGAGCGGAGAGGAGCTTGACCGCTTGAGCGATGCGCAGCTAGAAAAAGAGATCGAGCGCATACCGGTTTACGCCCGGGTATCCCCGGAGCATAAATTAAGGATAGTGCGAGCCTGGCGCAGAAGGGGAGAGGTCGTGGCCATGACCGGCGACGGGGTTAATGACGCCCCGGCGGTAAAAGAGGCGGATATCGGCGTAGCCATGGGGATCACCGGTACGGATGTGACCAAAGAAGTGTCGGATATGGTTATCACCGACGATAATTTCGCCTCTATAGTCGCGGCAGTGGAAGAGGGACGGGGCATATATGATAATATAAAGAAATTCATCCATTATCTTTTGTCCTGCAATGCCGGAGAAATATTAGTGATGTTTGTATCTTCGCTTTTAGGCATGCCTGTTCCGCTTTTGCCCATACACATACTCTGGGTGAACCTGGTCACCGACGGATTTCCCGCGCTTGCTTTGGGGGTTGATCCTGTCGAACCCAAGGTGATGCAACGCATGCCCAGAAAGCCCAACGAGCCGGTGGTTAACCGGTCCCGGGGAATAATTATGTTGGTCCAGGGAAGTTTTATAGCTTTTTGCAGTTTGCTGGCTTTTTGCCTGGTGCTCTACCTGGAAAAAGAAGGCCTGGCCAGGGCCCGGACAGCGGCTTTTGTGGTGCTCTCTTGCAGCCAGTTATTCCATTCGTTCAATTGCCGGAGCATGACCGAGTCGCTTTTTAAAAT
- the amrS gene encoding AmmeMemoRadiSam system radical SAM enzyme, producing the protein MKEALLYEKLKNKQAHCFLCSHQCNIPDQKFGFCGVRQNLDGTLYTHVYGKVIAANVDPIEKKPLYHFLPGSKSLSIAAIGCNFRCSFCQNWEISQVSLKDGSVPWGQEFAPEDIAASAIKQNCQSISYTYTEPTVFFEYALEIAKFARAKGLHNIFVTNGYMSAEAVRMLKPYLSAANVDLKFFNESSYRRFCGGSLDPVLDSIRLLRKSDIWVEVTTLVVPGSNDSPEELKSIAEFLAGVDKDIPWHISRFYPNYKFTSQDPTPEETLKLAMKLGYDAGLRYVYVGNVYSWGNDSLCPNCQKTLVKRKVYDIRENNIEKSKCKFCSHPIPGVFK; encoded by the coding sequence ATGAAAGAAGCGCTGCTCTATGAGAAATTAAAGAATAAGCAGGCCCATTGTTTTCTCTGCAGCCACCAGTGTAATATCCCTGACCAGAAATTCGGTTTCTGCGGGGTCAGGCAGAATCTGGACGGCACGCTTTATACCCATGTTTACGGCAAGGTGATCGCCGCCAATGTCGATCCAATCGAGAAAAAACCGCTTTATCATTTCTTGCCCGGATCCAAAAGTCTTTCTATTGCCGCTATCGGATGTAATTTCCGCTGCAGCTTCTGCCAGAACTGGGAGATATCCCAGGTTTCGCTGAAAGACGGCTCAGTGCCCTGGGGCCAGGAGTTTGCTCCGGAAGATATAGCGGCCAGCGCGATAAAGCAAAATTGCCAGAGTATATCCTATACCTATACCGAGCCGACTGTTTTCTTTGAATATGCCCTGGAGATTGCCAAGTTCGCCCGGGCTAAAGGGCTCCACAATATCTTTGTCACCAATGGTTATATGAGCGCTGAGGCGGTCAGGATGCTTAAGCCCTATCTTAGTGCGGCGAATGTTGACCTTAAATTCTTTAATGAAAGTTCATACAGGAGATTTTGCGGTGGAAGTCTTGATCCGGTCCTGGATTCGATCAGGCTTTTGCGCAAATCGGATATATGGGTTGAAGTAACTACGCTGGTTGTCCCGGGTAGCAATGATTCCCCTGAGGAGTTAAAGAGTATAGCGGAGTTCCTGGCTGGAGTGGACAAGGATATCCCCTGGCATATATCCAGGTTCTATCCGAATTATAAATTCACTTCCCAGGATCCTACGCCCGAAGAAACCTTAAAACTGGCTATGAAGCTGGGCTATGACGCGGGCCTAAGATATGTATATGTAGGTAATGTTTACAGCTGGGGAAATGACAGCCTTTGCCCTAATTGCCAGAAGACGCTGGTCAAAAGAAAAGTCTATGATATCCGGGAGAACAATATAGAGAAGTCCAAATGCAAGTTCTGCAGCCATCCTATCCCGGGAGTATTTAAATAG
- a CDS encoding Smr/MutS family protein yields MAKIKLDLHDIFNKGRAIDVELKRVIEEAVRKGITLVEIIPGKGSGQLKKHVLRFLQQPEIKLLYHRIEKDDKNFGRVFVHFRK; encoded by the coding sequence ATGGCAAAAATTAAGCTGGATCTGCACGATATCTTTAATAAAGGAAGGGCAATTGATGTTGAGCTTAAGCGTGTCATTGAAGAAGCGGTGCGAAAAGGCATCACTTTAGTTGAGATCATCCCCGGCAAGGGCAGCGGGCAATTGAAGAAACACGTTTTGCGTTTCTTACAGCAGCCGGAGATAAAACTGCTGTATCATCGAATAGAAAAAGACGATAAGAATTTCGGCAGAGTTTTTGTGCACTTCCGAAAATAA
- a CDS encoding tRNA 4-thiouridine(8) synthase ThiI yields MKAIALISGGLDSILAAKVVKDLGIEVIGVYFKIPFALRQKKPGPSFAEALTSASGIEMKTIVLGDEFLQIVRHPKHGHGANVNPCIDCKILMLKKAKELMQELGASFLITGEVLGQRPMSQHVRALNLIAEDAGVKDCILRPLSAKVLEPSLPEQKGWVDRDKLFDFNGRSRKPQIDLAVMIGVIDYPNAAGGCLLTEPRFAVRLRDLFKRGKYDLDNVALLKLGRHYRISDSVKLVVGRDIRDNEEIEKLAQEGDHLFFPPLDIGGPTALARGELTEEQIKLCAGINARYCDLNGKETIDIICRKFPLKEERILSSAPIPDEESVKYRL; encoded by the coding sequence ATGAAAGCTATTGCGTTGATTTCCGGCGGACTGGACAGCATCCTGGCGGCAAAAGTGGTCAAGGACCTGGGTATTGAAGTTATCGGGGTTTATTTTAAAATACCTTTTGCTTTGCGCCAGAAAAAGCCCGGCCCCAGTTTTGCCGAAGCGCTTACCAGCGCCTCGGGCATAGAGATGAAGACCATAGTGTTGGGAGATGAATTCCTGCAGATCGTCCGGCATCCTAAACACGGCCACGGCGCCAACGTCAATCCGTGCATTGACTGCAAGATACTTATGCTCAAGAAAGCCAAAGAGCTTATGCAGGAGCTGGGCGCTTCATTCCTGATCACCGGAGAGGTTTTGGGCCAGCGGCCGATGTCTCAGCACGTCCGCGCCTTGAATTTGATCGCCGAGGATGCCGGGGTAAAGGATTGTATCCTCAGACCGTTATCCGCTAAAGTGCTTGAGCCGAGCCTCCCCGAGCAAAAAGGCTGGGTGGACCGGGATAAATTATTTGATTTCAACGGCAGGTCGCGCAAGCCCCAGATCGACCTGGCGGTGATGATCGGGGTGATCGACTATCCTAATGCCGCAGGCGGATGCCTGTTGACCGAGCCGCGTTTCGCGGTGAGACTGCGCGATCTGTTTAAGCGCGGTAAATATGATCTGGATAATGTCGCGCTTCTGAAATTAGGCAGGCATTACCGGATCAGCGATAGCGTCAAGCTGGTCGTGGGCAGGGATATCCGGGATAATGAGGAGATCGAAAAGCTGGCCCAGGAAGGCGATCATTTATTTTTTCCGCCTTTGGATATCGGTGGGCCGACGGCATTAGCCAGGGGCGAATTGACCGAAGAGCAGATCAAGCTTTGCGCCGGGATCAATGCCCGCTATTGCGATCTTAATGGAAAAGAGACCATAGATATCATTTGCCGTAAATTTCCGCTTAAAGAAGAGCGCATCCTATCCTCCGCGCCAATACCCGATGAAGAATCGGTGAAGTATAGATTATAA
- a CDS encoding ZIP family metal transporter, which translates to MLLIWILASTLVVSLISLIGIFSLLIKENLLQKILFYLIGFSAGALIGGAFLHILPEVLEETPSTPVFYGVILGIIIFFLMERYFFWRHCHEHGVCKVHSFTYLNLVGDGFHNFLDGMIIAASFTVSIKIGIVTTLAVIFHEIPQELGDFGVLVYGGFSKAKALLFNFISALAAMVGALAGYFLADKVAHFSSFILPLTAGGFIYIATSDLIPELHKERDTKKANLAFISFLAGIAFMALTKKFLAF; encoded by the coding sequence ATGCTTTTAATCTGGATACTTGCAAGCACATTAGTAGTCAGCCTTATTTCTCTTATAGGCATATTCAGCCTCTTAATAAAAGAAAACCTGCTGCAAAAGATCCTGTTCTACCTGATCGGGTTTTCCGCCGGGGCCCTTATCGGCGGCGCGTTCCTGCATATACTGCCTGAAGTCCTGGAGGAAACTCCGAGCACTCCTGTTTTTTACGGTGTTATACTCGGGATAATCATTTTCTTCCTGATGGAGAGGTACTTTTTCTGGCGGCATTGCCACGAGCACGGGGTCTGCAAGGTCCACAGCTTCACTTATCTTAATCTCGTCGGAGACGGGTTCCATAATTTCCTGGACGGGATGATCATCGCGGCCAGCTTTACAGTTTCTATAAAGATAGGAATTGTCACCACTCTGGCGGTGATTTTTCATGAGATTCCGCAAGAGTTGGGGGACTTTGGGGTATTGGTTTACGGTGGTTTCAGCAAGGCTAAGGCCTTGCTTTTTAATTTTATATCCGCCTTGGCGGCAATGGTAGGCGCTTTAGCCGGGTATTTCTTAGCCGATAAAGTAGCGCACTTCTCCAGTTTTATCCTGCCTCTGACCGCAGGCGGCTTTATTTATATCGCTACTTCCGATCTGATTCCGGAGCTGCACAAAGAGCGGGACACTAAAAAAGCCAACCTGGCGTTCATTTCTTTCCTGGCCGGTATTGCCTTTATGGCATTGACCAAGAAGTTCCTGGCATTCTAA
- a CDS encoding HAD family hydrolase: protein MKLVIFDLDGTLIDAYPAINSSFNHTMRRFNCPVQKTGVIRKAVGWGDKNLLAPFVPEPVLEKALLVYRRHHKKSLIIQSRLFPGVLRLLKKIKAKGYMLAVASNRPTAFSLILMKHLKIRQYFDQVLCADKLKRGKPYPDILNKIIKRASLTPGECLYVGDMAIDSQAGARAGVKTVMVTTGSSSRKELSREKPFRIIPRAADLSKIPNLLDIN from the coding sequence ATGAAACTTGTTATATTTGACCTGGATGGGACATTGATCGACGCCTATCCCGCCATTAACTCCAGTTTCAATCACACTATGCGGCGTTTTAATTGTCCTGTCCAGAAAACCGGCGTTATCCGTAAGGCAGTAGGCTGGGGAGATAAGAACCTGCTTGCACCGTTTGTTCCGGAGCCAGTTCTGGAGAAGGCGTTATTGGTTTACCGCAGGCATCATAAAAAAAGCCTTATCATCCAAAGCCGGCTTTTTCCCGGAGTGCTCCGGCTTTTGAAGAAGATCAAAGCAAAGGGTTATATGCTGGCAGTAGCCAGCAATCGGCCGACCGCTTTTTCACTTATTTTAATGAAGCACCTTAAGATCAGGCAGTATTTCGATCAGGTGCTTTGCGCGGATAAGCTTAAGCGCGGAAAACCTTATCCGGATATTCTTAATAAGATCATCAAACGGGCTTCATTGACCCCTGGAGAATGCCTTTATGTAGGGGATATGGCGATCGATAGCCAGGCCGGGGCAAGGGCCGGGGTCAAGACTGTTATGGTAACTACCGGTTCCAGCAGCCGCAAGGAGCTTAGTCGCGAAAAACCGTTTCGTATAATTCCCCGGGCTGCCGATCTGTCGAAAATACCCAATCTGCTTGACATAAACTGA
- a CDS encoding biotin transporter BioY: MDISLNREVSLSKNLNRALGVGAFVVLMSLASFVRIPLPFTPVPITLQTFFVLLSGACLGPGLGAVSQLAYLVLGVAGAAAFTGTGSGLFYLAGPTGGYILGFILAAAFIGKALKPGRMSLLATAGIFLLGDAVLFFCGALWLKLLFGYSFLQAFILGVAPFAAGETVKILAAAGIYSRIQARVKNIF, encoded by the coding sequence ATGGACATATCATTGAACAGGGAAGTGTCATTAAGCAAGAACTTGAATAGGGCGCTTGGCGTGGGGGCTTTTGTGGTTTTGATGAGCTTAGCCTCTTTTGTGCGCATACCTCTGCCATTTACGCCTGTGCCAATAACTTTGCAGACATTTTTTGTTCTATTATCCGGGGCGTGTCTGGGCCCGGGCCTGGGAGCGGTGAGCCAGTTAGCTTACTTGGTCCTGGGGGTGGCCGGCGCGGCGGCGTTTACCGGTACAGGCAGCGGTTTGTTTTATCTGGCCGGGCCTACCGGAGGATACATCTTGGGGTTTATCCTGGCCGCGGCATTTATCGGAAAGGCGTTAAAACCGGGGCGGATGAGCCTTTTGGCGACAGCAGGGATATTCTTACTGGGAGACGCCGTCTTATTTTTTTGCGGCGCCTTATGGCTTAAACTGCTTTTCGGATACAGTTTTTTACAGGCGTTTATTCTCGGCGTTGCGCCTTTTGCCGCCGGAGAGACAGTAAAGATACTTGCCGCGGCAGGGATCTATTCCCGGATACAAGCACGCGTTAAAAATATTTTTTAA
- a CDS encoding lysophospholipid acyltransferase family protein — protein sequence MILKKIKRVFANILSSIALIACSLIIRHISRKNLYLFAEKLGTVGYWLLARHRRVAFEGLSHAFGKTKSPAEIKKIARDCFIYMAKSSSELAFVIGRPGFIRSSSTIEGQEHLDQALAKGKGVILVSGHFGNFVLMLAKLSIDGYKTSVIMRPLKNRQIEGLFETDRAKLDINTISSIPRTACVANTIKALRENRLLLIPLDQNFGTSGVYVDFFGRKAATATGPVVLAQRTGAAILPCFIIRQKDDTHRIVFEPALDLLKGKDEAETIVNNIQRITKIIESYIRRYPQEWSWIHRRWKSRPKEN from the coding sequence ATGATCCTTAAGAAAATAAAAAGAGTTTTCGCTAATATACTCAGCAGTATTGCGTTAATCGCCTGCTCATTGATAATACGGCATATATCCCGGAAAAACCTGTATTTGTTCGCTGAGAAACTTGGGACTGTTGGATATTGGCTCTTGGCCAGGCATAGACGGGTGGCTTTTGAGGGGCTTAGCCATGCTTTTGGAAAGACTAAAAGCCCGGCAGAGATCAAAAAGATTGCCAGGGATTGTTTTATTTATATGGCCAAGTCCTCCTCAGAGCTGGCTTTTGTCATAGGCAGGCCGGGGTTTATAAGGTCAAGTTCCACTATTGAAGGCCAAGAGCATCTTGATCAGGCGCTGGCAAAGGGTAAAGGGGTGATATTGGTCAGCGGCCATTTCGGTAATTTTGTGTTAATGCTGGCAAAACTCAGTATTGATGGATATAAGACCAGCGTGATCATGCGTCCGCTGAAGAACCGTCAAATAGAGGGACTTTTTGAAACTGACCGGGCGAAATTGGATATAAATACCATAAGCAGTATTCCCCGTACAGCCTGCGTCGCGAATACCATAAAGGCTTTGCGGGAGAACAGGCTTTTGTTGATCCCCCTTGACCAGAATTTCGGGACATCGGGCGTATACGTGGATTTCTTCGGCAGAAAAGCGGCTACTGCCACCGGCCCGGTGGTCCTTGCCCAGAGAACAGGCGCGGCGATCCTGCCGTGTTTTATTATCAGGCAGAAAGATGATACGCACCGGATAGTGTTCGAGCCGGCTTTAGATCTGCTCAAGGGCAAAGATGAGGCGGAGACGATAGTGAACAATATTCAAAGGATAACGAAAATAATCGAGTCCTATATCCGCAGGTATCCTCAGGAATGGAGCTGGATACACCGGAGATGGAAAAGCAGACCGAAAGAGAATTGA
- a CDS encoding adenosine-specific kinase, protein MLELKTVRINKPETVNVILGQCHFIKSAEDLYEAMVNSVPGIKFGLAFSEASGSCKVRIEGNDEQMKQLAGENCLALGAGHSFIILIKDAYPINVLNAIKNVPEVCNIYCASANTVEVILAETSLGRGILGVVDGSKPDGLESPEDKAWRKDLLRKIGYKL, encoded by the coding sequence ATGCTTGAATTAAAGACAGTCAGGATAAACAAACCGGAAACCGTTAATGTCATACTGGGGCAGTGTCATTTTATCAAAAGCGCTGAAGATTTGTATGAAGCTATGGTCAACAGCGTCCCGGGGATAAAATTCGGTTTGGCTTTTTCCGAGGCTTCGGGCAGTTGCAAAGTCAGGATAGAAGGCAATGACGAACAAATGAAGCAGCTGGCCGGGGAAAACTGCCTGGCCTTGGGAGCGGGGCACAGCTTTATTATACTGATCAAAGACGCCTATCCTATAAATGTATTGAATGCCATTAAGAATGTTCCGGAGGTCTGCAATATTTATTGCGCCAGCGCGAATACGGTTGAGGTGATCCTGGCGGAGACATCCTTGGGCCGGGGTATCCTGGGGGTAGTGGACGGCAGCAAGCCGGACGGGCTGGAATCACCTGAAGATAAGGCCTGGCGTAAAGATCTTCTGCGCAAAATCGGTTATAAATTGTAA
- the budA gene encoding acetolactate decarboxylase, producing the protein MRRYGILILFFMAAGFCGCCGLPRNTVIQFSTLDALLAGAYDGQVSCKELIGRGDLGIGTFEGLDGEMVLLDGKIYQVKADGKVYRPRACLRSPFASVVKFKPDVVFSLNRKTDLTALEKAIDGQIHNKNIFCAIKIKGDFSRVKTRSVPVQQKPYPPLAEVTKTQPVFDLASASGTIVGFRMPEYVKGVNMPGYHFHFLSNDAASGGHILDLELDNAEVFIDTCNKFFLVLPSGESLFSRIDLSLDRSQDMEKAERSGQ; encoded by the coding sequence ATGCGTAGATACGGGATCCTGATATTATTCTTTATGGCGGCCGGATTTTGTGGTTGCTGTGGTTTGCCCAGGAATACTGTTATCCAGTTCTCTACATTGGATGCCCTGCTTGCCGGAGCTTATGACGGCCAGGTCAGTTGTAAGGAGTTGATCGGCCGGGGAGACCTGGGGATAGGGACTTTTGAAGGCCTGGATGGGGAAATGGTCCTGTTGGACGGCAAGATTTACCAGGTAAAGGCGGACGGCAAGGTTTATCGTCCGCGAGCCTGTCTGCGCAGCCCGTTCGCCTCGGTGGTTAAATTCAAGCCGGATGTCGTTTTTTCGTTGAACAGAAAAACAGATCTTACCGCCCTTGAAAAAGCAATAGACGGGCAGATCCACAACAAAAATATCTTCTGCGCGATAAAGATAAAAGGCGATTTTTCCAGAGTAAAAACGCGCAGTGTCCCCGTTCAACAGAAACCTTATCCGCCGTTGGCGGAGGTGACCAAGACCCAGCCGGTTTTTGACCTGGCGTCGGCATCAGGGACTATTGTGGGTTTTAGGATGCCGGAATACGTCAAAGGCGTTAATATGCCTGGTTATCATTTTCATTTTCTATCCAATGATGCCGCATCCGGAGGCCATATCCTGGATCTCGAACTTGATAATGCCGAAGTTTTTATCGATACCTGCAACAAATTCTTTCTTGTACTCCCTTCGGGCGAAAGCCTGTTCAGCCGGATTGATTTAAGCCTGGACCGGTCGCAGGATATGGAAAAAGCGGAAAGATCCGGGCAATAG
- a CDS encoding cation diffusion facilitator family transporter has protein sequence MNGCDTPDTHYRRIRTILIWILALNWLVALAKIIYGLFSRFSSMTADGFHSLADGTSNIICLIGIHFASQPTDKDHPYGHKKYETLFSLVIAGLLFFVCFNLFKEGVAKLRHPAYPDINPVSFCVMLVTLGVNLWVMRYEYKKGRELKSDLLISDSLHTKADIFISLSVIAALVVMALKGPAIIDPVITIMISLFIAHVGFKIARESASILCDTAVIMDDRKISDVVLKIKGVKTCHNIRTRGRLDDIHVDMHVQVNPHMHIDDAHKISDTIEEVLKKAIPGVTDVVVHMEPLEKH, from the coding sequence ATGAACGGTTGCGATACCCCTGATACGCACTACCGCAGGATCCGAACTATCCTGATCTGGATACTGGCCCTTAATTGGCTGGTGGCCTTGGCCAAGATCATTTACGGGTTATTCAGCCGCTTCAGCAGTATGACCGCCGACGGGTTCCATTCCCTCGCTGACGGCACCTCAAATATAATCTGCCTGATCGGCATACATTTTGCCAGCCAGCCGACAGATAAAGACCACCCTTACGGCCATAAGAAATACGAAACACTGTTCTCCCTGGTAATAGCCGGCTTGCTTTTTTTCGTCTGTTTCAACCTGTTCAAAGAAGGCGTCGCTAAACTGCGCCATCCGGCTTATCCCGATATAAACCCGGTTAGTTTCTGCGTAATGCTCGTTACCCTTGGAGTGAATTTATGGGTAATGCGCTATGAATATAAAAAAGGCCGGGAACTGAAAAGCGACCTGCTCATATCCGACTCTTTGCATACCAAAGCAGATATCTTTATTTCGCTTTCGGTAATCGCCGCGCTGGTCGTCATGGCGTTAAAAGGCCCGGCGATAATCGACCCGGTCATAACCATCATGATCTCCCTGTTCATCGCCCACGTCGGATTCAAGATAGCCAGAGAAAGCGCGAGCATCCTATGCGATACGGCGGTGATAATGGATGACCGCAAGATATCCGATGTAGTGCTGAAGATAAAAGGAGTAAAAACCTGCCATAATATCCGCACCCGCGGCAGGCTTGACGACATACATGTCGATATGCACGTCCAAGTAAACCCGCACATGCATATAGACGACGCCCACAAGATAAGCGACACCATCGAAGAGGTTTTAAAAAAAGCTATCCCCGGGGTAACTGATGTGGTCGTGCATATGGAACCTTTGGAAAAACATTAA